From the genome of Spinacia oleracea cultivar Varoflay chromosome 2, BTI_SOV_V1, whole genome shotgun sequence, one region includes:
- the LOC130467513 gene encoding secreted RxLR effector protein 78-like yields MVVQDLVKQYGRKSAKPSCMMKIDLQKAYDTVDWDFLQEMLVQLCFPVAFVALVMECVTTPKFSLMLNGTMHGFFKSKRGLRQGDPMSPLLFVICMEYLSRILYKMSELSQFQFHPRCKELKLTHLCFADDLILCSKGEFPSVYLLLQAFKLFSNSSGLLANK; encoded by the coding sequence ATGGTGGTTCAGGATTTGGTAAAACAGTATGGTAGGAAGAGTGCTAAACCAAGTTGTATGATGAAGATTGATCTTCAAAAAGCATATGACACAGTTGATTGGGATTTCCTGCAAGAAATGTTGGTACAGCTGTGTTTTCCTGTAGCTTTTGTGGCTCTTGTAATGGAGTGTGTGACCACCCCTAAGTTCTCTCTAATGCTTAATGGCACAATGCATGGCTTTTTCAAGTCAAAAAGGGGTTTAAGACAAGGTGATCCCATGTCTCCCCTTCTGTTTGTGATCTGCATGGAGTACCTGTCCAGAATTCTCTACAAAATGAGTGAGTTGTCTCAATTCCAGTTTCATCCTAGATGCAAAGAACTTAAGCTCACTCATCTatgttttgctgatgatctaATCTTGTGTAGTAAAGGTGAGTTCCCCTCTGTGTATCTTCTGCTTCAAGCCTTTAAGCTGTTCTCCAACTCTTCTGGTTTGTTAGCCAACAAGTAG